taccgacaaagtcaggttccttaattcccccgtgtccccgcTCGCCGCCCCCGCGTCTCAGCATCAGCCTCCGCCCAAGCAgcgccgtggagccggtcgtGGTCGGGGTGCCCAGCCCATCCAGGCCCCTGCCAAGAAGGGCGGCAAAGCCAAGAGTAAgaggccctaggacgggcgacccggagatggagagGACTGTTCTTTGGGAGGTGGTGACTGCACCGCTCCCTCCCCcagaggagggccgggtggagaatctttctTTAGTGACTGTTTGTGTttggtacccaaattttcaatgaaagagcagtttccttcaTCTCCGGGTctgaagagggctcggagagcagtgggagggcaaaaacctcaccactctcatccccctcttctgtcgccagcggacagcagcgagcagcgagTAAACAAAGCCttgactgctccctctgtccaaccgtggaaccaggtaagtgttgcccagcacactgtgacgccgcttcgggccgcctcgcaaagagagccccccgagccgcgtccctgtgttccacctcgctgccccactgtgggtacgccggtggtccctttggtcctgcttgtacgttCTCTGTGAGCCTggctatgcgattcatttcACCCAgcgtccccccaagttcaggggcgtcctcttcactacagtgaaagatgtcgatgcccctgtcttgcatgcggagatcgcagtcctactggtaaaggacgcgatagagccggtccctccagccgatatgaggtcagggttctacagtccctacttcaCTGTACCCAAGAAGAGCGGTGGGTTACGACCTATCCTTGATCTGTCTTAAAtcttgaatcggagccttcacaagctaccgttcaagacgcagaaatgcattttcaaatgcatccgtccccaggattggtttgcagcgatcggcctgaaggacgcgtactttcatgtctcgattcttctgcgacacaggccattcctgcgGTTCGCGTTCAAAGgacgagcatatcagtacagagttcCACCCTTTGGGCTGGCCCTGCCTCCCCACGTCTTCACgcaaggagggaacggagacataCGTCCTGTCGCCACAgtcgttgtcctgctgatgctgccgcctgcttggTTTGGCTCCAAGGCGAAAatctgaagatgcaacgcacctgctacTCATTATACACCCGCACTGCGAgacgagcagctgatgcatatgattgcatgccaatgtgcattggctcgttgtagttacactcgaagtagattggcctctctagcgagattcctattcagtctgtccgacgtacgtctcgaaactctttccacactgagagcaggtgaaaggcttttctccagtatgaattaaCAAATGATCATTAAGGTGTGATTTCTttgtaaaactctttccacactgacaGCAGGTGAATAGCCTTCTGACTTCTGTTATTTGAAAGCTGTTTTGTGAGCAACTGTTTTCAGTTTTGGAGCAACTCAGTGGTTTTTCTTCAGCGGTGTCATCATGAGTTTTCTGAAGCTAATATTTCTCCTCCACTTCATTCACTTCTTCTCTTTCCTCTTTCACTTTAATCAGgcctaaaataaaaacattaaaatgataaaaatcaaTTGGGACAATTAGAAAACAAAAGGAAATAGGCTTAAGTGGCAATTGATGGTGGAGAGTAATAGGCACTATATGTAATGTACTGGTGGTGATAGCCTATTGCGCTGTCGAGGCTCACGCAACCTCTTGAGaagaattcaaaacaaatgaagagTTATTCAGTTATCAAAAGAAACTTAGTTATCATGttgcaataaaaattaaatatatggGGTTTTTATAGCCTATTTAGAACATATGATAAAGTTAATCACACAACGAAAAGTGCTGAATTCCTGAATATCACcttaattgaaaatgtgactaatttcgtacaacagttcaataaacaagtagttAATACTAATCACTTATGTTTTAGGTGCAATCTTgcctgtttattttattgtagcAGTGAAAATGGTCCCAAACAAAGCAGAACCAGCGCATCTCGCAGCTCAGATGTTTTGATTGATTCAGCATTTTAAATGAATCGGTTGAGTGAAGATTCAATGGCCCAATCATAAACAACTGCTTCATTCTCAAACAATTCAGCCTTTTGAAGAATCGTTTTAATAAATGACTCAGtggctcactcattaagacaatCACTTGCCGCCATCTACGGGTGGTTTAATTAGAAAAGTATACATTTCCcaccaacatttcttatttgtatattgaaaaatatttaaagaatctcATTACATTATTGAATGCAGTTGtacttttttcagtgtaaattatttaatttggtaaCGTCCCTATAATGTCGTACTATTTATATTTATCAAATGTaagaatttgaaataaaagatgaaACATAAATTTAATTAGATTGGGTATACCCTTTATAAAGgttaaaaatgccattaagggtaaatatcacaaatattcAGATTTAAATTGCTGATAAAACATTGATGAGAATGTTGCttgcttcagaataaattatatttacaacaaGCTACAGACAATCTACTTTTTTACTCAGAAAAGTAAATGACAAATGTAGCTGTCCAAATGACAAGCACAAAACAAGGCTTGATGTTGAGCacttttgtatttatattccCTCCTTTAATGGTAGCATCACTCTTATATTTGATACTGATACAAAGGAGAAGGCACAGGCCTACAGAAAGATTTTAATGTCATCAGATGTAGCTTTGCACACTACCAGCATCTATAGAATTATTTTGATCTGCATTTTATTGTTCATAGCAGAGGGCTCTCTCAGtgtgttatattttaaagttttgtcAATTGATACCAAGTCTTTACATGCAcccctgaaaaacctgaaaccACAGAGCCCCCAACACACATAACAAATCCCAATTACCCCTGCGCATGACATCACTATTTCCACAAATTTGCATTGTTGTAGTTGTTTCTTAAGTCTGCTCATGCTTCATTTCAAATCCAATTATGTTATctctaaaactattaattttattaaacattatatcACACCATGTCATGTGAGTTTTTAGAGAAGGCTGATAAGATGCTAATAAAATATCGTATTACCCTGTAAATGCATTTGCAGTCTATCGTCTAAACAGGCCCAGATTGGCTAATCGGGAGCACTGGGAGAACTCCCGGTGGGCCAGTCTGTTTATTTGCCCGCAAGGGCCGGTGTTGTCATGGCACAGGGTTGAAATATGGATGCTCTAGAAACTGTGGACGCGGCCAAATGTACGAAGCTGAGTAGCCTAAATTTTTCCTAAAAAACCTTCAGTGACGGATTTAGGCCTGGACGACATGGGCACCCGCGCAAGAAACAATAGGGTTTTTACCACTCACTTGCACGTAACGTCACTGATATCATGTCACTCTGTGGGTAAATTAACCTGGTCAGGAGGGACTCGGAGTGTGCGCCCGGAGAAAACAACTCACTCAAAAGTATGCTTCTTCatcgtttttattttaatcaatttaaacactgattaatacaaattattttcacAAATACATACAGTCTCACACCcacacaaaacagttttgaattgCGTGCTGGTAATGTGCTCCAATTTCATTCATGCCATATATGTAAACttgactgtgtatatatatacattcaagttcacacaactacatAATCATGGCCTTATATATATCCTCACACTATCAGTGATCGGCACGGAAAGTTGCTTTTATCTTCTTTATAAAAGTCTCACTCTTAGAAAGGTCCTACTCTTTACACTTGCATTGTAAATGCAGCCATTTAGATGAAAACATTATCAAAACCACGCATCTGTGAAAAATATTCTCATGGCGTTATACAGTGAGAGTAGGTGAAATGCCCTTTTCAAGTATGAATTAACATGTGCCTTTTCAGGCTTCTTTTATGTCTGAAAGTGTTTCCACATTGAGAGCAGGTAAAAGGcatttctccagtatgaattaaCATGTGATTCTTAAGACTTCTTTTACGTCTGAAAGTGTTTCCACATTGAGAGCAGGTAAATGGCATTTCTCTAGTATGAATTAACATGTGCTTCTTAAAGCTTCCTTTATGTCTGAAAGTGTTTCCACATTGAGAGCAGGtaaaaggcttttctccagtatgaattaaCATGTGACTCTTAAAGCTTCCTTTATGTCTGAAAGTGTTTCCACATTGAGAGCAGGTAAAGGGcctttctccagtatgaattaaCAAATGTTCCTTAAGGTTTCTTTTATGTTTGAAAGtatttccacactgagtgcaggtacAAGGATGTTCTGAAGTATGAATTAACAAATGATTCTTAAGGTTTCCTTTCTttttaaaactctttccacactgagagcagcaGAAAGccttttctccagtatgaattaaCATGTGCCTTTTCAGGCTTCCTTTATGTCTGAAAGtatttccacactgagagcaggtaaaaggcttttctccagtatgaattaaCAAATGATATTTAAGGTGTGCCTTCTttaaaaaactctttccacactgagaacaGGTGAAAGGCTTATGTCCAGCATGAATTTTCATGTGATTCTTAATGCTTTCTTTACGCGTGAATGTTTTTCCACACTGAGGACAGGTGGAAGGCTTTTCTGAAGTGTGAATTAGTACATGTCTATTAAGGTGTCCTTTTTgtgtaaaactctttccacactgggAACAGGTATAAGGCTTTTTTCCTGTGTGAATTATAACGTGAGCGTTAAGGCTTTTTTTACGTGCGAAAGCgattccacactgagagcagatGAAAGGCTTTTCTGAAGTGTGAGATACCAAATGATAATTAAGGAGTGATTTCTTtataaaactctttccacactgggAGCAGGTGAAAGGCCCTTTTCCCGTATGAAGTAACATGTGAGTCGTTAGGCTTCCTCTATGTTTGAaagtctttccacactgagaacaTGTAAAAGTTTTTTTGACTTCTGTTATTTGAATGCTGCTTTGTGAGCAACTGTTTTCAGTTTTGGAGCAACTCAATGGTTTTTCTTCAGCGGTGTCATCATGAACTTTCTGAAGCTGATATTTCTCCTCCACTTCATTCAGATCTTCTCTTTCCTCTTTTACTTTCACCAgacctaaaaataaaacattaaaaagatgaAAATGAATTGAGACTTggaaagtttttcctttttccttactaaaaagttacagacaacaacattgtcaaaacaatcccaACGTCAGTATAGATTACGGCGATAAGGTCCggaaaaattacctcaggtaataATCCCATTCGTTTAGATCTGCTGTAAATATGTACAGTAAAATTCCGTCATTTCCTGTTTATCTcttgtgcattaaaaaaaaaaaaaagttacacataggtgcaaaatggacaaaaatgtccatgtccaaaaactgtcataaaaatatgatttattaatatttttttccactttcactgatgACCTCTGTTCTAcccatagataccaaacattcattcattttaagaactgtaaccctttaaatgctggtttgtttacataataccATAGgtgttttttatgaaaaaattaaaaatagtagtttattttcataaactaaatgctaaacagaattttttttttctttgcttattaGATTCTTGGGTGTGTCAATGAAGaacaacattaattttgaggcatttgtatttttttatgtagtgtcagaatttttacaaaaactaacaggtccataatggacaaaaatgtccatgccaaAAACCGGTCatagaaattatattaatttttttttttttaatcagtatCTCTTCTATTCATAATTAccaaacattcattcattttcagaattGTAATGCTTTACAAATCGATTTCTTTACATCCTCAGCTTCTAATGCACCTGTGTGCTCAGTGTCAGTGGGCAACACTAGCTTCAGAGCTTCCTCTGCTGAGTAACGTCTCTTCAAACAATGAAATGATCAACCCCTCAAGCACCACATATTAATAGTTTTGGCTGTGaggacacctgtgtgaactCAAACTTTGTATAAAATCTACCAGACTAAACAGTCAGCATTTTCTTGTGGtgaaaactaaaacaatgtGTTTAGGGGCTTCTGAACTTCTACTTCAAATTCAAGTGCACCTTTTATCTCcgtacaaaaacaataacaagtgaaaaaagtgcaatCAAGGGTTAAGATGTGTGTTTGGGTGAAAAAGAAAAGCTCATTAACCTTCTTTGCCCCTTTTCATAGTTTTTACATGGCCCTATGACCCTGCCAATGCTGTCATACATGGAGTGGGATTTTTGATTGCCAGTAcaatatttcttttaaaattagttttctgtgcatttttcaagCAAGGAAGcacttgaagaaacattcacaAGTCTGTGGCAAACCTCAAGTATTTGTTTTACATACCATTCAGAGCAAAAAGAAGAAAGCACTTGTCAAAGGCACAAAACTAATTTTATCTTTAGCTAAGTGCCTATTACCATCACAATCCTATCAAAATTTAATTAATCGTTTAACCAGACCTAACTCTTATAGGCCTAGcttatatatttagattatgTGTGTTTTGCGCACATGGTATGAGAAAGCAACATATACCCACATGACAACAGGGAAGTCACGGCGGTGCATAAATTGAACAATTAACaatttttggttcccagaacattctgggaacgttctcagaacatACATCCTAACGTTCTCTGTTGGTTAGCCAGGAAAGTTTTCGAGTGGGGGTTCAATCTTCAACTGGCTGGCGGCAGCAGCCACTGACAGGTCACATGacctggtggcagctgccagtctgattctggcaggtcacgtgacctgccagtggcgctggtggcagctgccagtcttgATTCTGGCAGGTCTGTCAGCGGTGGCTGGCAGAGTGTAACGCGTTCCTTATTTCTATCgttgcatggaaatacataattgtattattattaatataatcttatgactctattcttttgtataattcacgttttagatgggtttatctcaattaaagcagtcaaatgaccgtgatctcaactggtggaaaatgacgcatagcccagccagccactgctgagacgcgagtataacgcgctctctaatcactctctctgcatgaaaatacataattttatcattattaatatcatattatgactatattgttttgtatgattgacgttttagatgggtttatctcaattaaagcagtaaaatgaccgtgatctcaactggttgCTATGCTTTGCTGGACGCTCAACCATCCAGCCACTGTTGCCTGTCATTccaaagaaatcattctaatttgtatGCATACTGCTAATAGTTGTGAcgattttatgttttgtaataaCACAAGTTATGCAATAATATATAGCATAAAAATGGCAATTAAAATGTGAATTATTCTAATAATACGACCCTTTCTCAACATTAATCCTAAATCTGGATACAATCATTTTAGCGGCTGTGGGGAAGTTTAGGTCTCATTTcttgatttcattttaaaaaggtgTGTTTGATGTAAATATTTAGATACATTGACtttgttcatttcttttaaggTCACGGGCAGCATAAGCAACATGACCACCTGTAAATCTGCTTGTTTCACAAATATGTTtcacatatttacaatatttggaGGGGACttgcatgtttaaaaagttgttgttgAGTGTTAGCTTGTAAGTAAGTGTAAGATAAAAATTTTGTGGAATGCAGCAACTTTTGATTTACCTAATTATTCAtgactcttttttttaatgttaaaaataataaaatacatgtttacattttttaatgttaatgtaaacAACAGGCGTTTGGGTAACATTTATTTGTCCATTTctcattaattatatatatatcggaggatgtacagtttgtacagtataaataaaaatcatgagTCCCAGTGCATGTGTGTATGAAATATGATACCTCAAAagtatgtgcatgtttttgttgttgagcatcatatttatacatcaggcttttatagctcaattttttgaaaatcaaTCATAATAGAATGTTCCCCGAAAGCATGctgtgttatatttgacattttccaccagttgagatcacggtcattttactgctttaattgagataaacccatctaaaacgtccaccatacaaaacaatatagtcataatattatattaataataataaaattatgtatttcaatGCAGCAAAattgattagagagcgcgttatactcgcgtctcagcagtggctggctgggctatgcgtcatttttccaccagttgagatcacggtcatt
The window above is part of the Chanodichthys erythropterus isolate Z2021 chromosome 3, ASM2448905v1, whole genome shotgun sequence genome. Proteins encoded here:
- the LOC137003926 gene encoding gastrula zinc finger protein XlCGF57.1-like, translated to MVFVKEESEEEMSKPEPWRIKHEEQGGLVKVKEEREDLNEVEEKYQLQKVHDDTAEEKPLSCSKTENSCSQSSIQITEVKKTFTCSQCGKTFKHRGSLTTHMLLHTGKGPFTCSQCGKSFIKKSLLNYHLVSHTSEKPFICSQCGIAFARKKSLNAHVIIHTGKKPYTCSQCGKSFTQKGHLNRHVLIHTSEKPSTCPQCGKTFTRKESIKNHMKIHAGHKPFTCSQCGKSFLKKAHLKYHLLIHTGEKPFTCSQCGNTFRHKGSLKRHMLIHTGEKAFCCSQCGKSFKKKGNLKNHLLIHTSEHPCTCTQCGNTFKHKRNLKEHLLIHTGERPFTCSQCGNTFRHKGSFKSHMLIHTGEKPFTCSQCGNTFRHKGSFKKHMLIHTREMPFTCSQCGNTFRRKRSLKNHMLIHTGEMPFTCSQCGNTFRHKRSLKSFQITEVRRLFTCCQCGKSFTKKSHLNDHLLIHTGEKPFTCSQCGKSFETPGDEGNCSFIENLGTKHKQSLKKDSPPGPPLGEGAVQSPPPKEQSSPSPGRPS